The Synchiropus splendidus isolate RoL2022-P1 chromosome 11, RoL_Sspl_1.0, whole genome shotgun sequence genome contains a region encoding:
- the pcdh12 gene encoding protocadherin-12 isoform X5, with protein MLLAPVLVLTIVYGCLSSEPSSLMIRYRVWEEQPDGTRLGCLLDDLRRSGETRVLENFQVVEHGKSLPFSVSSRDGVVATQGRLDREELCRDLDLCEVSFSVLYRKSGAVDCLKDVEISESAILRMRMPLDRAVDQDVGPNGLQTYSLSLNQHFALDVTGGPGNTKLPELVVIRELDREVQSSFNLTLVAWDKGNPPKSGSTLVRVNIQDSNDNSPIFEDSSPTVELPEDTARGTTIINLRATDPDQGANGEVEYSLGRHTRPDVQKLFFVDSRTGSVSLRAPMDYEARPSYEVVVQARDRGPNAIPSHCKLHIKVTDVNDNAPRIHVTPKSRVATVLEGVQRDTYLALVMVSDADSGENGRVRAEIQQGSGPFRLKQIHKDNYMIMTNGSLDREQVTRYNITLLAYDHGDPPLVGIKHLLVEVLDENDNAPVFSSSVYKASLRENNHANFPILKVEATDLDLELSGRVSFFIHNSTNRKFSVHPTSGMVTVTSPLDYEEASFYSFTVVAVDNGHPPLTSTATVQVHIQDVNDNSPVITDPEPRRDVVSLSVPVNLGRGDIVTEMDNHIEGVQTHYGPQANGFLAMTIKAEDADSAENGQIRFRIQDSSGLLWVDPVTGQVFVNTTNATELVGRTLQAHLIVTDMGTPPLVTKARLEVSFINLRDHLRNSSPGTRGDFSFTMMLAICLGTTCLLLLLAIALVTTFCRSEKRDNRAYNCRQAESMYTQHPKRPQKTIRKSDIHLIPVIQRRRDEPPVASTECQSLTAPPATLEDHQTETRTFELLTPHQGQSRTVWRPGKCDGILSHEISYPTTSSSGSHSSTTEAGGSKGVLLASETTFKDTDGLSGPEAEHRRILQNLARLSVAVLSDSMEFSSTSPEVQQISQLLSLLHQGRFQPRTNFRGNKYSHRSGRLTGQECSDWLSTKDSGHGESEAGDEWESPTDLLQEDLDTPAESLLTSAPNWMSRMSLPLSCDYHDNVFVPNDPPSTDSELLPRDVLDSSSFSTFGKAPEKAGPLSGAMLSEVSTLFEMLMAQKADTHPGPRPDVLYRLSAAYQRSLGTDTPGRNSEGTEKRGASSAHMQTQAI; from the exons ATGCTGCTGGCTCCGGTCCTGGTTCTAACCATTGTCTACGGGTGTCTTTCCTCTGAGCCGTCTTCATTAATGATCAGGTACAGGGTCTGGGAAGAGCAGCCAGACGGAACCCGACTGGGTTGTTTGCTAGATGACCTGCGACGAAGTGGTGAGACCCGGGTTCTTGAGAACTTCCAGGTGGTGGAACATGGAAAATCCCTGCCCTTCTCTGTCAGCAGCCGTGATGGCGTCGTGGCCACACAAGGTCGACTGGACCGGGAGGAGCTCTGCCGAGACTTGGACTTGTGCGAGGTGTCCTTCAGCGTCCTCTACAGGAAGAGCGGGGCAGTGGACTGTCTGAAG GACGTAGAGATCTCAGAGTCCGCCATTCTTCGGATGCGGATGCCACTAGATCGAGCTGTAGATCAAGATGTTGGACCCAACGGCCTCCAGACTTATTCCCTGTCGCTTAATCAGCACTTTGCCCTGGATGTGACTGGGGGTCCAGGCAACACCAAACTACCAGAGCTGGTGGTCATCAGAGAACTGGACAGGGAGGTCCAAAGCTCCTTTAACCTCACACTAGTCGCCTGGGACAAAGGGAATCCCCCCAAATCTGGCAGCACATTAGTCCGAGTAAATATTCAGGACTCAAATGACAACAGTCCCATATTTGAGGACAGCAGTCCCACTGTGGAACTTCCAGAAGACACTGCTCGAGGGACAACCATCATCAACCTGAGAGCCACGGACCCAGACCAGGGCGCCAATGGGGAGGTGGAGTACTCACTCGGAAGACACACACGCCCAGATGTCCAAAAGCTCTTCTTTGTGGACTCTCGAACTGGCTCTGTGAGTCTCCGAGCCCCTATGGATTATGAGGCCAGACCGTCCTATGAGGTTGTGGTTCAGGCCCGGGACCGCGGGCCCAATGCCATTCCCTCCCACTGCAAATTGCACATCAAGGTCACAGATGTCAATGACAATGCTCCACGGATTCACGTCACGCCCAAGTCCCGTGTAGCCACGGTCCTGGAGGGTGTGCAGAGAGACACGTACCTGGCACTGGTCATGGTGTCGGACGCAGATTCGGGAGAGAATGGAAGAGTTCGGGCAGAGATACAGCAAGGGTCCGGCCCATTCCGTCTGAAGCAGATCCACAAGGACAACTACATGATCATGACCAATGGCAGTCTGGACCGAGAACAAGTAACAAGGTACAACATCACGCTGCTTGCCTATGACCATGGTGACCCCCCACTCGTGGGCATCAAGCACCTGCTGGTCGAGGTTCTGGACGAGAATGACAATGCGCCCGTCTTCTCATCCTCAGTCTACAAAGCTTCACTCAGAGAGAACAACCATGCCAACTTCCCTATTCTTAAAGTCGAGGCCACAGATCTAGATCTGGAGCTCAGTGGTCGAGTCTCCTTTTTCATCCACAATTCCACAAACAGGAAGTTCTCTGTGCATCCGACCAGCGGCATGGTGACTGTCACTAGTCCTCTGGACTACGAAGAGGCTAGCTTCTACTCCTTCACTGTTGTGGCAGTCGATAATGGGCACCCACCGCTAACATCGACTGCTACAGTCCAGGTTCACATCCAGGACGTGAACGACAACTCCCCAGTCATCACAGATCCGGAACCCAGGAGGGACGTAGTTTCTTTGAGTGTCCCAGTCAACCTGGGCAGAGGCGACATTGTGACAGAGATGGATAACCACATTGAGGGTGTGCAGACTCATTATGGCCCCCAAGCAAATGGATTTCTAGCAATGACTATTAAGGCAGAGGACGCAGATTCAGCCGAGAATGGACAAATCCGGTTCAGGATCCAAGACTCTTCGGGGCTGTTGTGGGTGGACCCGGTTACTGGACAGGTCTTTGTGAACACCACTAATGCTACCGAACTTGTCGGAAGGACCCTCCAGGCCCATCTGATTGTCACCGACATGGGGACCCCACCCCTGGTCACCAAGGCAAGACTGGAAGTGTCTTTCATTAACCTGAGGGACCATCTGAGAAACTCCTCTCCGGGAACTCGTGGAGACTTCAGCTTCACCATGATGTTGGCCATCTGTCTTGGCACCacctgcctgctgctgctgctggccatcGCCCTTGTAACTACTTTCTGCCGCAGTGAGAAGAGGGACAACCGGGCATACAACTGCCGCCAGGCTGAGTCTATGTATACGCAACATCCTAAGCGGCCACAGAAGACCATCAGAAAGTCCGACATACATCTTATTCCAGTTATTCAGCGTCGAAGAGATGAGCCACCTGTGGCTAGCACAGAGTGTCAGTCCCTCACTGCACCTCCTGCGACGTTAGAAGACCATCAGACTGAGACAAGAACCTTTGAGTTGCTGACGCCCCATCAGGGGCAGTCGAGAACTGTCTGGAGACCAGGAAAGTGTGACGGGATTTTGTCTCACGAAATTTCCTATCCAACCACCTCCTCATCAGGGTCCCACTCCAGCACCACAGAGGCTGGCGGGAGCAAAGGAGTGCTACTGGCTTCAGAGACGACTTTCAAAGACACAGATGGCCTCAGTGGTCCAGAGGCGGAGCACCGCAGGATCCTCCAGAACCTGGCCCGCCTGTCGGTGGCAGTGTTAAGCGATTCCATGGAGTTCTCTTCCACCTCACCTGAAGTTCAG CAGATCTCCCAGCTCCTCTCGCTCCTCCACCAGGGTCGGTTCCAGCCACGGACAAACTTCCGTGGGAACAAGTATTCCCATCGCTCCGGCAG GCTTACAGGCCAGGAGTGCTCTGATTGGTTGAGCACAAAGGACAGTGGTCATGGAGAGAGTGAAGCTGGAGACGAGTGGGAGTCTCCCACAGACTTGCTGCAGGAGGATCTGGATACTCCAG CAGAGAGCCTCCTCACAAGCGCGCCCAACTGGATGTCTCGCATGTCACTTCCTCTGTCATGCGACTACCACGACAACGTGTTTGTTCCGAACGACCCTCCGTCCACCGACAGTGAGCTCCTGCCGAGAGACGTGCTCGACTCCTCGTCCTTCTCCACGTTCG GCAAAGCCCCGGAGAAGGCAGGGCCATTAAGTGGTGCCATGCTGTCAGAGGTCAGCACGCTGTTTGAGATGCTGATGGCGCAGAAGGCCGACACTCATCCTGGCCCGCGACCTGACGTCCTCTACCGACTGTCTGCGGCGTACCAACGGTCTCTCGGCACAGACACCCCGGGGAGGAATTCCGAGGGTACAGAGAAGAGGGGTGCAAGCTCTGCCCACATGCAAACTCAAGCTATTTGA
- the pcdh12 gene encoding protocadherin-12 isoform X6, whose protein sequence is MDLNDHSPSFPGPLQDVEISESAILRMRMPLDRAVDQDVGPNGLQTYSLSLNQHFALDVTGGPGNTKLPELVVIRELDREVQSSFNLTLVAWDKGNPPKSGSTLVRVNIQDSNDNSPIFEDSSPTVELPEDTARGTTIINLRATDPDQGANGEVEYSLGRHTRPDVQKLFFVDSRTGSVSLRAPMDYEARPSYEVVVQARDRGPNAIPSHCKLHIKVTDVNDNAPRIHVTPKSRVATVLEGVQRDTYLALVMVSDADSGENGRVRAEIQQGSGPFRLKQIHKDNYMIMTNGSLDREQVTRYNITLLAYDHGDPPLVGIKHLLVEVLDENDNAPVFSSSVYKASLRENNHANFPILKVEATDLDLELSGRVSFFIHNSTNRKFSVHPTSGMVTVTSPLDYEEASFYSFTVVAVDNGHPPLTSTATVQVHIQDVNDNSPVITDPEPRRDVVSLSVPVNLGRGDIVTEMDNHIEGVQTHYGPQANGFLAMTIKAEDADSAENGQIRFRIQDSSGLLWVDPVTGQVFVNTTNATELVGRTLQAHLIVTDMGTPPLVTKARLEVSFINLRDHLRNSSPGTRGDFSFTMMLAICLGTTCLLLLLAIALVTTFCRSEKRDNRAYNCRQAESMYTQHPKRPQKTIRKSDIHLIPVIQRRRDEPPVASTECQSLTAPPATLEDHQTETRTFELLTPHQGQSRTVWRPGKCDGILSHEISYPTTSSSGSHSSTTEAGGSKGVLLASETTFKDTDGLSGPEAEHRRILQNLARLSVAVLSDSMEFSSTSPEVQQISQLLSLLHQGRFQPRTNFRGNKYSHRSGRLTGQECSDWLSTKDSGHGESEAGDEWESPTDLLQEDLDTPAESLLTSAPNWMSRMSLPLSCDYHDNVFVPNDPPSTDSELLPRDVLDSSSFSTFGKAPEKAGPLSGAMLSEVSTLFEMLMAQKADTHPGPRPDVLYRLSAAYQRSLGTDTPGRNSEGTEKRGASSAHMQTQAI, encoded by the exons ATGGACTTGAATGACCACAGTCCCAGCTTCCCTGGTCCTTTGCAGGACGTAGAGATCTCAGAGTCCGCCATTCTTCGGATGCGGATGCCACTAGATCGAGCTGTAGATCAAGATGTTGGACCCAACGGCCTCCAGACTTATTCCCTGTCGCTTAATCAGCACTTTGCCCTGGATGTGACTGGGGGTCCAGGCAACACCAAACTACCAGAGCTGGTGGTCATCAGAGAACTGGACAGGGAGGTCCAAAGCTCCTTTAACCTCACACTAGTCGCCTGGGACAAAGGGAATCCCCCCAAATCTGGCAGCACATTAGTCCGAGTAAATATTCAGGACTCAAATGACAACAGTCCCATATTTGAGGACAGCAGTCCCACTGTGGAACTTCCAGAAGACACTGCTCGAGGGACAACCATCATCAACCTGAGAGCCACGGACCCAGACCAGGGCGCCAATGGGGAGGTGGAGTACTCACTCGGAAGACACACACGCCCAGATGTCCAAAAGCTCTTCTTTGTGGACTCTCGAACTGGCTCTGTGAGTCTCCGAGCCCCTATGGATTATGAGGCCAGACCGTCCTATGAGGTTGTGGTTCAGGCCCGGGACCGCGGGCCCAATGCCATTCCCTCCCACTGCAAATTGCACATCAAGGTCACAGATGTCAATGACAATGCTCCACGGATTCACGTCACGCCCAAGTCCCGTGTAGCCACGGTCCTGGAGGGTGTGCAGAGAGACACGTACCTGGCACTGGTCATGGTGTCGGACGCAGATTCGGGAGAGAATGGAAGAGTTCGGGCAGAGATACAGCAAGGGTCCGGCCCATTCCGTCTGAAGCAGATCCACAAGGACAACTACATGATCATGACCAATGGCAGTCTGGACCGAGAACAAGTAACAAGGTACAACATCACGCTGCTTGCCTATGACCATGGTGACCCCCCACTCGTGGGCATCAAGCACCTGCTGGTCGAGGTTCTGGACGAGAATGACAATGCGCCCGTCTTCTCATCCTCAGTCTACAAAGCTTCACTCAGAGAGAACAACCATGCCAACTTCCCTATTCTTAAAGTCGAGGCCACAGATCTAGATCTGGAGCTCAGTGGTCGAGTCTCCTTTTTCATCCACAATTCCACAAACAGGAAGTTCTCTGTGCATCCGACCAGCGGCATGGTGACTGTCACTAGTCCTCTGGACTACGAAGAGGCTAGCTTCTACTCCTTCACTGTTGTGGCAGTCGATAATGGGCACCCACCGCTAACATCGACTGCTACAGTCCAGGTTCACATCCAGGACGTGAACGACAACTCCCCAGTCATCACAGATCCGGAACCCAGGAGGGACGTAGTTTCTTTGAGTGTCCCAGTCAACCTGGGCAGAGGCGACATTGTGACAGAGATGGATAACCACATTGAGGGTGTGCAGACTCATTATGGCCCCCAAGCAAATGGATTTCTAGCAATGACTATTAAGGCAGAGGACGCAGATTCAGCCGAGAATGGACAAATCCGGTTCAGGATCCAAGACTCTTCGGGGCTGTTGTGGGTGGACCCGGTTACTGGACAGGTCTTTGTGAACACCACTAATGCTACCGAACTTGTCGGAAGGACCCTCCAGGCCCATCTGATTGTCACCGACATGGGGACCCCACCCCTGGTCACCAAGGCAAGACTGGAAGTGTCTTTCATTAACCTGAGGGACCATCTGAGAAACTCCTCTCCGGGAACTCGTGGAGACTTCAGCTTCACCATGATGTTGGCCATCTGTCTTGGCACCacctgcctgctgctgctgctggccatcGCCCTTGTAACTACTTTCTGCCGCAGTGAGAAGAGGGACAACCGGGCATACAACTGCCGCCAGGCTGAGTCTATGTATACGCAACATCCTAAGCGGCCACAGAAGACCATCAGAAAGTCCGACATACATCTTATTCCAGTTATTCAGCGTCGAAGAGATGAGCCACCTGTGGCTAGCACAGAGTGTCAGTCCCTCACTGCACCTCCTGCGACGTTAGAAGACCATCAGACTGAGACAAGAACCTTTGAGTTGCTGACGCCCCATCAGGGGCAGTCGAGAACTGTCTGGAGACCAGGAAAGTGTGACGGGATTTTGTCTCACGAAATTTCCTATCCAACCACCTCCTCATCAGGGTCCCACTCCAGCACCACAGAGGCTGGCGGGAGCAAAGGAGTGCTACTGGCTTCAGAGACGACTTTCAAAGACACAGATGGCCTCAGTGGTCCAGAGGCGGAGCACCGCAGGATCCTCCAGAACCTGGCCCGCCTGTCGGTGGCAGTGTTAAGCGATTCCATGGAGTTCTCTTCCACCTCACCTGAAGTTCAG CAGATCTCCCAGCTCCTCTCGCTCCTCCACCAGGGTCGGTTCCAGCCACGGACAAACTTCCGTGGGAACAAGTATTCCCATCGCTCCGGCAG GCTTACAGGCCAGGAGTGCTCTGATTGGTTGAGCACAAAGGACAGTGGTCATGGAGAGAGTGAAGCTGGAGACGAGTGGGAGTCTCCCACAGACTTGCTGCAGGAGGATCTGGATACTCCAG CAGAGAGCCTCCTCACAAGCGCGCCCAACTGGATGTCTCGCATGTCACTTCCTCTGTCATGCGACTACCACGACAACGTGTTTGTTCCGAACGACCCTCCGTCCACCGACAGTGAGCTCCTGCCGAGAGACGTGCTCGACTCCTCGTCCTTCTCCACGTTCG GCAAAGCCCCGGAGAAGGCAGGGCCATTAAGTGGTGCCATGCTGTCAGAGGTCAGCACGCTGTTTGAGATGCTGATGGCGCAGAAGGCCGACACTCATCCTGGCCCGCGACCTGACGTCCTCTACCGACTGTCTGCGGCGTACCAACGGTCTCTCGGCACAGACACCCCGGGGAGGAATTCCGAGGGTACAGAGAAGAGGGGTGCAAGCTCTGCCCACATGCAAACTCAAGCTATTTGA
- the pcdh12 gene encoding protocadherin-12 isoform X3 → MLLAPVLVLTIVYGCLSSEPSSLMIRYRVWEEQPDGTRLGCLLDDLRRSGETRVLENFQVVEHGKSLPFSVSSRDGVVATQGRLDREELCRDLDLCEVSFSVLYRKSGAVDCLKVRVEVMDLNDHSPSFPGPLQDVEISESAILRMRMPLDRAVDQDVGPNGLQTYSLSLNQHFALDVTGGPGNTKLPELVVIRELDREVQSSFNLTLVAWDKGNPPKSGSTLVRVNIQDSNDNSPIFEDSSPTVELPEDTARGTTIINLRATDPDQGANGEVEYSLGRHTRPDVQKLFFVDSRTGSVSLRAPMDYEARPSYEVVVQARDRGPNAIPSHCKLHIKVTDVNDNAPRIHVTPKSRVATVLEGVQRDTYLALVMVSDADSGENGRVRAEIQQGSGPFRLKQIHKDNYMIMTNGSLDREQVTRYNITLLAYDHGDPPLVGIKHLLVEVLDENDNAPVFSSSVYKASLRENNHANFPILKVEATDLDLELSGRVSFFIHNSTNRKFSVHPTSGMVTVTSPLDYEEASFYSFTVVAVDNGHPPLTSTATVQVHIQDVNDNSPVITDPEPRRDVVSLSVPVNLGRGDIVTEMDNHIEGVQTHYGPQANGFLAMTIKAEDADSAENGQIRFRIQDSSGLLWVDPVTGQVFVNTTNATELVGRTLQAHLIVTDMGTPPLVTKARLEVSFINLRDHLRNSSPGTRGDFSFTMMLAICLGTTCLLLLLAIALVTTFCRSEKRDNRAYNCRQAESMYTQHPKRPQKTIRKSDIHLIPVIQRRRDEPPVASTECQSLTAPPATLEDHQTETRTFELLTPHQGQSRTVWRPGKCDGILSHEISYPTTSSSGSHSSTTEAGGSKGVLLASETTFKDTDGLSGPEAEHRRILQNLARLSVAVLSDSMEFSSTSPEVQQISQLLSLLHQGRFQPRTNFRGNKYSHRSGRLTGQECSDWLSTKDSGHGESEAGDEWESPTDLLQEDLDTPESLLTSAPNWMSRMSLPLSCDYHDNVFVPNDPPSTDSELLPRDVLDSSSFSTFGKAPEKAGPLSGAMLSEVSTLFEMLMAQKADTHPGPRPDVLYRLSAAYQRSLGTDTPGRNSEGTEKRGASSAHMQTQAI, encoded by the exons ATGCTGCTGGCTCCGGTCCTGGTTCTAACCATTGTCTACGGGTGTCTTTCCTCTGAGCCGTCTTCATTAATGATCAGGTACAGGGTCTGGGAAGAGCAGCCAGACGGAACCCGACTGGGTTGTTTGCTAGATGACCTGCGACGAAGTGGTGAGACCCGGGTTCTTGAGAACTTCCAGGTGGTGGAACATGGAAAATCCCTGCCCTTCTCTGTCAGCAGCCGTGATGGCGTCGTGGCCACACAAGGTCGACTGGACCGGGAGGAGCTCTGCCGAGACTTGGACTTGTGCGAGGTGTCCTTCAGCGTCCTCTACAGGAAGAGCGGGGCAGTGGACTGTCTGAAGGTTCGAGTTGAGGTGATGGACTTGAATGACCACAGTCCCAGCTTCCCTGGTCCTTTGCAGGACGTAGAGATCTCAGAGTCCGCCATTCTTCGGATGCGGATGCCACTAGATCGAGCTGTAGATCAAGATGTTGGACCCAACGGCCTCCAGACTTATTCCCTGTCGCTTAATCAGCACTTTGCCCTGGATGTGACTGGGGGTCCAGGCAACACCAAACTACCAGAGCTGGTGGTCATCAGAGAACTGGACAGGGAGGTCCAAAGCTCCTTTAACCTCACACTAGTCGCCTGGGACAAAGGGAATCCCCCCAAATCTGGCAGCACATTAGTCCGAGTAAATATTCAGGACTCAAATGACAACAGTCCCATATTTGAGGACAGCAGTCCCACTGTGGAACTTCCAGAAGACACTGCTCGAGGGACAACCATCATCAACCTGAGAGCCACGGACCCAGACCAGGGCGCCAATGGGGAGGTGGAGTACTCACTCGGAAGACACACACGCCCAGATGTCCAAAAGCTCTTCTTTGTGGACTCTCGAACTGGCTCTGTGAGTCTCCGAGCCCCTATGGATTATGAGGCCAGACCGTCCTATGAGGTTGTGGTTCAGGCCCGGGACCGCGGGCCCAATGCCATTCCCTCCCACTGCAAATTGCACATCAAGGTCACAGATGTCAATGACAATGCTCCACGGATTCACGTCACGCCCAAGTCCCGTGTAGCCACGGTCCTGGAGGGTGTGCAGAGAGACACGTACCTGGCACTGGTCATGGTGTCGGACGCAGATTCGGGAGAGAATGGAAGAGTTCGGGCAGAGATACAGCAAGGGTCCGGCCCATTCCGTCTGAAGCAGATCCACAAGGACAACTACATGATCATGACCAATGGCAGTCTGGACCGAGAACAAGTAACAAGGTACAACATCACGCTGCTTGCCTATGACCATGGTGACCCCCCACTCGTGGGCATCAAGCACCTGCTGGTCGAGGTTCTGGACGAGAATGACAATGCGCCCGTCTTCTCATCCTCAGTCTACAAAGCTTCACTCAGAGAGAACAACCATGCCAACTTCCCTATTCTTAAAGTCGAGGCCACAGATCTAGATCTGGAGCTCAGTGGTCGAGTCTCCTTTTTCATCCACAATTCCACAAACAGGAAGTTCTCTGTGCATCCGACCAGCGGCATGGTGACTGTCACTAGTCCTCTGGACTACGAAGAGGCTAGCTTCTACTCCTTCACTGTTGTGGCAGTCGATAATGGGCACCCACCGCTAACATCGACTGCTACAGTCCAGGTTCACATCCAGGACGTGAACGACAACTCCCCAGTCATCACAGATCCGGAACCCAGGAGGGACGTAGTTTCTTTGAGTGTCCCAGTCAACCTGGGCAGAGGCGACATTGTGACAGAGATGGATAACCACATTGAGGGTGTGCAGACTCATTATGGCCCCCAAGCAAATGGATTTCTAGCAATGACTATTAAGGCAGAGGACGCAGATTCAGCCGAGAATGGACAAATCCGGTTCAGGATCCAAGACTCTTCGGGGCTGTTGTGGGTGGACCCGGTTACTGGACAGGTCTTTGTGAACACCACTAATGCTACCGAACTTGTCGGAAGGACCCTCCAGGCCCATCTGATTGTCACCGACATGGGGACCCCACCCCTGGTCACCAAGGCAAGACTGGAAGTGTCTTTCATTAACCTGAGGGACCATCTGAGAAACTCCTCTCCGGGAACTCGTGGAGACTTCAGCTTCACCATGATGTTGGCCATCTGTCTTGGCACCacctgcctgctgctgctgctggccatcGCCCTTGTAACTACTTTCTGCCGCAGTGAGAAGAGGGACAACCGGGCATACAACTGCCGCCAGGCTGAGTCTATGTATACGCAACATCCTAAGCGGCCACAGAAGACCATCAGAAAGTCCGACATACATCTTATTCCAGTTATTCAGCGTCGAAGAGATGAGCCACCTGTGGCTAGCACAGAGTGTCAGTCCCTCACTGCACCTCCTGCGACGTTAGAAGACCATCAGACTGAGACAAGAACCTTTGAGTTGCTGACGCCCCATCAGGGGCAGTCGAGAACTGTCTGGAGACCAGGAAAGTGTGACGGGATTTTGTCTCACGAAATTTCCTATCCAACCACCTCCTCATCAGGGTCCCACTCCAGCACCACAGAGGCTGGCGGGAGCAAAGGAGTGCTACTGGCTTCAGAGACGACTTTCAAAGACACAGATGGCCTCAGTGGTCCAGAGGCGGAGCACCGCAGGATCCTCCAGAACCTGGCCCGCCTGTCGGTGGCAGTGTTAAGCGATTCCATGGAGTTCTCTTCCACCTCACCTGAAGTTCAG CAGATCTCCCAGCTCCTCTCGCTCCTCCACCAGGGTCGGTTCCAGCCACGGACAAACTTCCGTGGGAACAAGTATTCCCATCGCTCCGGCAG GCTTACAGGCCAGGAGTGCTCTGATTGGTTGAGCACAAAGGACAGTGGTCATGGAGAGAGTGAAGCTGGAGACGAGTGGGAGTCTCCCACAGACTTGCTGCAGGAGGATCTGGATACTCCAG AGAGCCTCCTCACAAGCGCGCCCAACTGGATGTCTCGCATGTCACTTCCTCTGTCATGCGACTACCACGACAACGTGTTTGTTCCGAACGACCCTCCGTCCACCGACAGTGAGCTCCTGCCGAGAGACGTGCTCGACTCCTCGTCCTTCTCCACGTTCG GCAAAGCCCCGGAGAAGGCAGGGCCATTAAGTGGTGCCATGCTGTCAGAGGTCAGCACGCTGTTTGAGATGCTGATGGCGCAGAAGGCCGACACTCATCCTGGCCCGCGACCTGACGTCCTCTACCGACTGTCTGCGGCGTACCAACGGTCTCTCGGCACAGACACCCCGGGGAGGAATTCCGAGGGTACAGAGAAGAGGGGTGCAAGCTCTGCCCACATGCAAACTCAAGCTATTTGA